From Triticum aestivum cultivar Chinese Spring chromosome 4A, IWGSC CS RefSeq v2.1, whole genome shotgun sequence, a single genomic window includes:
- the LOC123086379 gene encoding protein ROOT PRIMORDIUM DEFECTIVE 1 — protein sequence MASKLFSPKNLRIFSPRPHMLDEAFCYGPFNRSMQRRWKKPVDSARTRLEGRTRDHRLDKLMLQLKNLRLALDLHAVISQQRNGYASLQLLLRWRREIGLNTEIGAFLKKYPHIFEIYVHPVKRNHCCRITRKMADLVAEEDAVLRENEPAVVQRLKKLLMMSTDGTLNMHALWLIRKELGLPDDYRSSMLPNHQSDFSLETPDTLTLISRRDENLAVASVEEWRDKEYTEKWLAEYETKYAFPVNFPTGFKIEKGFREKLKNWQRLPYTKPYEKNDLHPITNAERLEKRIVGILHELLSSTVEKMVPLERLSHFRRPFSMEVNLRELLLKHPGIFYISTKGSTQTVLLRESYNKGCLLEPNPVYSVRRKMLDLILAGCRGIVQTENAISLVEEDSQGSSQNHTCQVDNMNSMSESESDSSVEPFS from the coding sequence ATGGCATCCAAGCTATTCAGTCCAAAAAATCTGCGCATCTTCTCCCCGAGGCCGCACATGCTGGATGAGGCGTTCTGTTACGGGCCGTTTAACCGTAGTATGCAGAGGAGGTGGAAGAAGCCGGTGGACTCAGCACGGACCCGCCTGGAGGGCAGAACAAGGGACCATAGGCTGGACAAGCTGATGCTCCAACTCAAGAACCTGAGGCTCGCCTTGGATTTGCATGCCGTGATATCCCAGCAGAGGAACGGCTACGCGTCCCTCCAGCTCCTTCTGAGGTGGAGGCGTGAGATCGGTCTCAACACCGAGATCGGCGCTTTCCTCAAGAAATACCCCCACATTTTCGAGATTTACGTGCACCCTGTCAAAAGGAACCATTGCTGCAGGATCACCCGAAAGATGGCTGATTTGGTCGCGGAAGAAGACGCTGTCCTCAGGGAAAATGAGCCGGCCGTGGTTCAGCGGCTCAAGAAACTTCTCATGATGTCTACCGATGGAACTCTCAATATGCATGCGTTATGGCTCATAAGGAAGGAGCTTGGCCTGCCCGATGACTACAGGTCTTCTATGCTGCCAAACCATCAGTCTGATTTTTCTCTTGAAACCCCTGATACCCTGACTTTGATCAGTCGTAGGGATGAGAATCTGGCTGTTGCTAGTGTCGAAGAATGGAGGGACAAGGAGTATACAGAAAAATGGTTAGCGGAATATGAGACCAAATATGCTTTTCCAGTAAACTTCCCTACAGGCTTTAAGATTGAGAAAGGTTTTAGGGAAAAGCTTAAGAATTGGCAGAGGCTTCCCTACACCAAACCTTACGAGAAGAATGATTTGCATCCAATCACCAACGCTGAGAGGCTTGAGAAACGTATTGTTGGTATTCTTCATGAACTCTTAAGCTCGACAGTCGAAAAGATGGTGCCACTTGAGAGGTTGTCACATTTCAGGAGACCATTTTCGATGGAGGTAAACTTGCGGGAACTTCTTCTTAAGCACCCTGGCATTTTCTACATCTCGACTAAAGGAAGCACACAAACTGTGCTTCTTAGGGAGAGTTATAATAAAGGATGTTTGCTTGAGCCAAACCCTGTTTATAGCGTGCGAAGGAAAATGCTAGATCTGATTTTGGCTGGATGTCGTGGCATTGTTCAAACTGAAAATGCCATCTCGCTTGTTGAGGAGGATAGCCAGGGAAGCAGTCAGAATCACACATGCCAGGTGGATAACATGAATTCCATGTCAGAGTCTGAAAGTGACTCCTCTGTAGAGCCATTTTCTTGA